A single Solidesulfovibrio fructosivorans JJ] DNA region contains:
- a CDS encoding amino acid ABC transporter permease: MTKQCNDPGEEGNTIIDVGEGAAIPKPSDKGLVSAWRISFAGALLTLGCLLYFKPDPYLKIFRFVPDGILVTFQVTVYSIILALILGLITGLGRISRNKYINLVASTYVEVVRGVPLLVQLFYIYYALGRMVQVPDLLAAVISMSVCYGAYMGEVFRAGITAIPIGQTEAARSLGFNRAQTMYHVILPQAWRTILPPVGNEFIALLKDTSLVSILGVADLLRRGREYASESFEYFETFTMVAVIYLIITLILSKLVSIMEERLSHHVKR; encoded by the coding sequence ATGACCAAGCAATGCAATGATCCTGGCGAGGAAGGGAACACCATCATCGACGTGGGCGAGGGTGCGGCCATCCCCAAGCCCTCGGACAAAGGCCTGGTTTCGGCCTGGCGCATCTCGTTCGCCGGCGCGCTTTTGACCCTCGGCTGTCTGCTGTATTTCAAGCCCGACCCCTATCTGAAAATTTTCCGTTTTGTCCCCGACGGCATCCTGGTCACCTTCCAGGTCACGGTCTATTCCATCATCCTGGCCCTGATCCTCGGCCTCATCACGGGGCTCGGCCGCATCTCGCGCAACAAATACATCAACCTCGTCGCCTCGACCTACGTCGAGGTCGTGCGCGGCGTGCCGCTGCTCGTCCAGCTTTTCTACATCTATTACGCGCTGGGGCGCATGGTGCAGGTCCCGGATTTGCTCGCGGCCGTCATTTCCATGAGCGTGTGCTACGGCGCCTACATGGGCGAGGTCTTCCGGGCCGGCATCACCGCCATCCCGATCGGCCAGACCGAGGCGGCCCGGTCGCTCGGTTTCAACCGGGCCCAGACCATGTACCACGTCATCCTGCCCCAGGCCTGGCGCACCATTCTGCCGCCGGTCGGCAACGAATTCATCGCGCTTTTGAAGGACACCTCGCTGGTCTCGATCCTGGGCGTGGCCGACCTGCTGCGGCGCGGCCGCGAATACGCCTCGGAGTCCTTCGAATACTTCGAGACCTTCACCATGGTGGCCGTGATCTATCTGATCATCACCTTGATCCTGTCCAAGCTCGTGAGCATCATGGAGGAGCGTTTGTCCCATCATGTCAAACGATAG
- a CDS encoding pyridoxal phosphate-dependent aminotransferase, which translates to MPLPPFRLERFFACHEFTAPSLLCASDGETISVAELLDLVPGAAEGLSRLRLGYTDSRGAPELREAIAGLYTTISPDDVLVHVGAEEAIYTFMQAALHPGDDVVVPTPCYQSLSDVAGSMGCRVAPWRCDPAWGFAPDMGELGALLGDRARALVLNFPHNPTGYLPSPEVFASMIGLARERGVRVFSDEVYRLSEAEGVATLPAACDLDAGAVSLGVLSKSFGLAGLRVGWVACRDREFLSRMAAVKDYLSICGSAPSEYLAVCALTAKDALLSRMRALLAENRRLLEAFFHERSDLFHYVSPRGGLTVFPGLVSGDADGFCRAALERAGVLLLPGRLYGEEWPDRFRIGFGRVDFPENLEKFAKFCQDWQSGPKA; encoded by the coding sequence CTTTTGTGCGCCTCGGACGGCGAGACCATAAGCGTGGCCGAGTTGCTCGACCTTGTGCCCGGAGCGGCCGAGGGCCTCTCCCGCTTGCGCCTTGGCTACACGGATTCCCGGGGCGCGCCCGAACTGCGGGAAGCCATCGCCGGACTCTACACGACCATTTCCCCGGACGACGTGTTGGTCCACGTCGGGGCCGAGGAGGCCATCTACACGTTTATGCAGGCGGCGCTGCACCCGGGCGACGACGTTGTGGTGCCCACGCCCTGCTACCAGTCCCTTTCCGACGTGGCCGGGAGCATGGGCTGCCGGGTGGCCCCCTGGCGCTGCGATCCGGCTTGGGGCTTCGCCCCGGACATGGGCGAACTCGGCGCGCTGCTCGGGGACCGGGCCAGGGCGCTCGTGCTCAATTTCCCCCACAATCCCACGGGCTACCTGCCTTCTCCGGAAGTCTTCGCCTCCATGATCGGGTTGGCCCGGGAGCGCGGGGTGCGGGTCTTTTCCGACGAGGTGTACCGCTTGTCCGAAGCCGAGGGCGTGGCGACGCTGCCCGCCGCCTGCGACCTCGACGCCGGGGCGGTTTCCCTTGGCGTGCTGTCGAAATCCTTCGGCCTGGCCGGACTGCGGGTGGGCTGGGTGGCCTGCCGCGACCGGGAGTTTTTGTCGCGCATGGCCGCAGTCAAGGACTACCTGTCCATCTGCGGCTCGGCGCCGTCCGAGTATCTGGCCGTGTGCGCCCTTACGGCCAAGGACGCCCTGCTTTCGCGCATGCGGGCGCTTCTGGCCGAAAACCGTCGCCTGCTGGAAGCCTTTTTTCACGAGCGTTCGGACCTCTTTCATTACGTTTCGCCGCGCGGCGGCCTGACCGTCTTTCCCGGACTCGTGTCCGGGGACGCCGACGGGTTTTGCCGGGCCGCCCTGGAGCGCGCCGGAGTGCTGCTGCTGCCGGGTCGCTTGTACGGCGAGGAGTGGCCGGACCGGTTCCGCATCGGATTCGGCCGGGTGGATTTCCCCGAAAATTTGGAGAAATTCGCAAAATTTTGCCAAGATTGGCAGTCTGGGCCCAAGGCCTAA
- a CDS encoding basic amino acid ABC transporter substrate-binding protein encodes MVKKFILALALVAMTASPSLAKTIVFATDATWPPMEFVNADKQISGYAIEYMKAAAKEAGFTAEFKAVPWDGIFAGLAAGKYNAICSSVTITPERKKSMDFSTPYFKVRQALVVPAKSAAKCIDDMKGKTLGAQISTTGHFAIKKAEGVKDKSYDEVGLAFEDLYNGRIDGVVCDDPVAAQYALQNEKYKHSLKIACIIEAGDEYYGIAVKKGDKEDLDLINKGIEAVKKKGIDKQLLAKWIGGGK; translated from the coding sequence ATGGTCAAAAAGTTCATTTTGGCCTTGGCCCTTGTGGCCATGACCGCCTCCCCGTCCCTGGCCAAGACCATCGTCTTCGCCACCGACGCCACTTGGCCGCCGATGGAATTCGTCAATGCCGACAAACAGATTAGCGGTTACGCCATCGAATACATGAAGGCCGCCGCCAAGGAAGCCGGCTTCACGGCGGAATTCAAGGCCGTGCCCTGGGATGGTATTTTCGCGGGTCTGGCCGCCGGCAAGTACAACGCCATCTGCTCCTCGGTGACCATCACTCCCGAACGCAAAAAGAGCATGGATTTCTCCACTCCCTATTTCAAGGTGCGCCAGGCCCTGGTCGTTCCGGCCAAGTCCGCGGCCAAGTGCATCGACGACATGAAGGGCAAGACCCTTGGCGCCCAGATCAGCACCACCGGACACTTCGCCATCAAGAAGGCCGAGGGCGTAAAAGACAAGTCCTATGACGAAGTCGGACTGGCCTTCGAAGACCTCTACAACGGCCGCATCGACGGCGTCGTCTGCGACGATCCCGTCGCCGCCCAGTACGCCTTGCAAAACGAGAAGTACAAACACTCGCTCAAGATCGCCTGCATCATCGAAGCCGGCGACGAGTACTACGGCATCGCCGTCAAAAAGGGCGACAAGGAAGACCTCGACCTGATCAACAAGGGCATTGAGGCGGTCAAGAAAAAGGGCATCGACAAGCAGCTGCTTGCCAAATGGATCGGCGGCGGCAAATAG